From one Burkholderia pyrrocinia genomic stretch:
- a CDS encoding aldehyde dehydrogenase family protein, which yields MREMHTRGVIPRWQARLAGVLDQGSATFQVTNPANGHVIAQVSACRRQHVLLALEAACSVENALRDVDSKTKTALLRTWAAKLSHEADRVATTVTLETGKPISEARREVRAAISVIESYAAASSQSKVSAVIEHRDEWQLKRQLRAIGPVVAITNWCQPVLTVVRRVVPALVAGCPVILKPSSRTPLSALTIASLWSDAGGPDGSLQVLTTDDPLAATDVCLADTRVAMVSFTGSRDVGLHLARMCADVRRDTSLEVDGQMPFIVLADADVERAADALIEVTFMRNSGQDCTSANRIYVDERIARQFVSAIAARASELKCGDPLDERTKIGPLIDSLTLTIIEEQIEDSVADGAIVVAGGKRLGGLYFAPTVLDRVRPGMRAVEDAHAGPLLPVLRFTESDELLEMTSSNRRGQSAWIWTDDDGAAHRLACRLGYQHVWINDAGETYPDRPATSVAWGDMGDAARYVRSVTIASSACVTETKREK from the coding sequence CGACTTTTCAGGTCACGAACCCCGCCAATGGGCATGTCATCGCGCAAGTATCGGCATGTCGACGACAGCACGTACTCCTCGCGCTAGAGGCGGCGTGCAGTGTCGAAAATGCCTTGCGTGATGTCGACTCGAAAACGAAGACCGCGTTGCTCAGAACCTGGGCCGCAAAGTTGAGTCACGAGGCTGATCGCGTCGCGACCACCGTGACGCTCGAGACCGGTAAGCCAATCAGTGAAGCTCGACGCGAAGTTCGCGCGGCGATTAGCGTGATCGAAAGTTACGCGGCGGCGAGCAGCCAGTCGAAGGTATCGGCAGTCATCGAGCATCGCGACGAATGGCAGCTGAAGCGGCAGTTGCGAGCTATCGGCCCGGTCGTTGCAATTACCAACTGGTGTCAGCCGGTGCTGACCGTCGTGCGAAGAGTCGTGCCGGCGCTCGTTGCCGGGTGTCCCGTGATTCTGAAGCCGTCGTCACGTACGCCGCTGAGCGCATTGACGATTGCGAGCTTGTGGAGCGATGCGGGTGGTCCTGACGGAAGCCTGCAGGTGTTGACGACAGACGATCCGTTAGCGGCCACCGACGTGTGTCTGGCTGATACGCGCGTTGCGATGGTCTCGTTTACCGGTAGCCGGGATGTCGGTCTGCATCTGGCGCGTATGTGTGCCGATGTCCGTCGAGACACATCTCTGGAAGTAGACGGGCAGATGCCATTCATCGTGTTGGCCGATGCGGACGTTGAGCGTGCTGCCGACGCGCTCATCGAAGTCACGTTCATGCGCAATTCTGGCCAGGACTGTACGAGCGCGAACCGCATTTACGTCGACGAACGCATCGCGAGGCAATTCGTGAGTGCCATCGCGGCACGTGCGTCCGAACTGAAATGCGGGGATCCGTTGGACGAGCGGACCAAGATTGGCCCTCTGATCGATAGCCTGACGCTTACGATTATCGAGGAGCAGATCGAGGACTCCGTGGCGGACGGCGCAATTGTCGTTGCTGGCGGTAAGCGTCTGGGCGGCCTTTATTTTGCTCCCACCGTCCTCGATCGCGTGCGGCCTGGCATGCGGGCAGTCGAAGACGCACATGCCGGGCCTCTTCTACCCGTGTTGAGATTTACGGAATCTGACGAGTTGCTCGAAATGACCTCATCCAACCGAAGGGGGCAATCCGCATGGATTTGGACCGACGATGACGGTGCTGCACACCGCTTGGCGTGCAGACTGGGATATCAGCACGTCTGGATCAACGATGCGGGAGAGACATACCCGGACAGACCGGCGACCAGCGTTGCTTGGGGCGATATGGGAGATGCGGCGCGCTATGTGAGGTCGGTAACGATTGCTTCGAGCGCTTGTGTAACTGAAACGAAGCGAGAAAAATGA
- a CDS encoding tRNA-binding protein, protein MMSEISAYDAFNQVDMRVGKVVRVEINEEAKKPAYKIWIDLGELGERTTSAQYTALYQPEQLVGKSVVCAVNLGTRRIAGFKSEVLMLGVEQTEGAVIYLTTERDVAPGTKVF, encoded by the coding sequence ATGATGAGTGAAATTTCTGCATATGATGCGTTCAACCAGGTCGACATGCGTGTCGGCAAGGTCGTTCGGGTCGAAATCAATGAAGAGGCGAAGAAGCCGGCGTACAAGATCTGGATCGATCTCGGTGAACTGGGCGAGCGTACGACGAGTGCTCAGTACACGGCGCTGTATCAGCCGGAGCAACTCGTCGGGAAATCGGTCGTCTGTGCGGTCAATCTCGGTACGCGTCGAATCGCCGGCTTTAAATCGGAAGTACTGATGCTCGGCGTTGAGCAGACTGAGGGCGCAGTCATTTATCTGACGACCGAGCGGGATGTTGCACCGGGCACGAAGGTGTTCTGA
- a CDS encoding amidohydrolase family protein codes for MTDSSSTHIEVGEEMVAGFGRKGLGQLQPSTTRDRGDGPFARLVLRGATVIDGTGAPPWGPADIVIEGDRIAAIVAVGVPGLPINDARRPAACESEIDCTGKFITPGFVDSHAHIGTPFHAENGQMMPADYIYKLWLAHGVTSVREAGCMNGLAWTREQRDAAEAHRIAAPRLHPYVYFPAVNDYLKTIYRPDEGRDWLRKVRDKGAEGVKFFGAPPAIMQAALDECVKLGLRTCCHHAQLSVGRMNALRTARWGLTSTEHSYGLPEALFDGRTLQGFGDEYNYNDEYLRFATAGQTFLQAARPGSQKWNEVLAAFLEVGHTFVPTMNVYDTNRDLMRARRAEWHDAYTDSTTWKYFQPQRGGHGAYFYRWSVKNEIEWRESFRIWMAFLNDYKNLGGRVCVGSDSGFMFQIYGFGFVRELELLQEAGFSPLEVLRSATLHGAELLGIDDDTGTLEVGRRADLLVHDQNPLSDFKLLYGTGALRLNDERRELEQQRALRYTIKGGMVFDVAELLSDVRAMVSETWPSGEGPFTAQEE; via the coding sequence ATGACGGATTCCTCCAGTACCCACATCGAGGTGGGTGAGGAGATGGTGGCAGGCTTTGGCCGAAAAGGGCTCGGGCAACTGCAACCGTCAACGACACGGGACCGCGGCGACGGGCCGTTTGCACGGCTCGTCTTACGTGGTGCAACCGTCATTGACGGAACCGGCGCACCCCCGTGGGGACCCGCTGACATTGTTATCGAAGGCGATCGGATTGCCGCAATTGTCGCCGTAGGTGTGCCGGGTCTGCCGATCAACGACGCGCGACGACCTGCAGCCTGCGAGTCGGAGATCGACTGTACCGGCAAATTCATCACGCCAGGTTTTGTCGACAGCCACGCGCACATCGGAACTCCGTTTCACGCGGAGAACGGTCAGATGATGCCGGCCGACTACATCTACAAGTTGTGGTTGGCACACGGCGTCACCTCCGTACGCGAAGCGGGCTGCATGAACGGGCTTGCGTGGACGCGCGAGCAAAGAGACGCGGCAGAGGCGCATCGAATTGCCGCTCCGCGCTTGCATCCGTACGTCTATTTCCCGGCTGTCAACGACTATCTGAAGACCATCTATCGCCCGGACGAGGGGCGGGATTGGCTGCGAAAAGTACGGGACAAGGGGGCTGAGGGGGTGAAGTTTTTCGGAGCACCGCCTGCGATCATGCAGGCCGCGCTCGACGAATGCGTGAAGCTCGGGCTGCGAACCTGCTGCCACCATGCGCAACTGTCGGTGGGGCGGATGAATGCCCTGAGAACGGCTAGATGGGGGTTGACCAGCACCGAGCATTCATACGGTCTTCCCGAGGCGTTATTCGATGGCCGAACACTGCAAGGTTTCGGTGACGAGTACAACTACAACGACGAATATCTCCGATTCGCAACCGCAGGTCAGACGTTCCTGCAAGCCGCTCGTCCCGGCAGCCAGAAATGGAACGAAGTTCTCGCGGCATTTCTGGAGGTTGGTCATACGTTCGTGCCGACGATGAACGTCTATGACACCAATCGGGACCTCATGCGTGCGCGACGAGCTGAATGGCACGATGCATACACGGATAGCACGACGTGGAAGTATTTCCAACCGCAGCGCGGCGGGCACGGGGCGTACTTCTATCGATGGTCGGTCAAGAACGAGATTGAATGGCGCGAGAGCTTCCGTATCTGGATGGCGTTCCTGAACGATTACAAGAACCTCGGTGGTCGTGTATGCGTCGGTAGCGATTCGGGCTTCATGTTCCAGATCTACGGATTCGGCTTCGTTCGTGAACTCGAGTTGCTGCAGGAGGCGGGATTTTCACCCCTGGAAGTGCTGCGTTCCGCAACCTTGCACGGTGCGGAACTGCTCGGCATCGATGATGACACTGGCACGCTGGAGGTCGGACGGCGTGCGGACTTGCTTGTGCATGACCAGAACCCGCTGTCGGACTTCAAACTGCTATACGGGACCGGTGCACTGAGGCTGAACGATGAACGTCGCGAGCTGGAGCAACAGCGAGCGCTGCGGTACACGATCAAGGGTGGCATGGTGTTCGATGTTGCCGAACTGCTCTCGGATGTCCGAGCGATGGTTTCCGAAACCTGGCCGTCCGGCGAGGGGCCATTCACAGCCCAGGAAGAGTGA
- a CDS encoding CobW family GTP-binding protein gives MSAPTQLVILAGMLGSGKTSLIEALLASETVDVATAVIVNEVGAVNIDGAILSQSARGATLATLSNGCVCCSLSDDLVTTIDDLVSTRKLASLPPFERIVLECSGLSKPGQVVLALSQLAALSLRVHIVATYDCTRPPAESDDANDAIAQIGAAHTIVLTKTDLVDHHLRLLAADTARVLNPLARIVNELSFSARANESFRHLDDLTGTEPLLIDESAPRPRALLHPRVRVYRARIASWPDWHDVLDWLENAAGTMGNRLLRMKAIVPGGTPSHQVLLQSVGTTFAAPRQLSSTDAFENAVVFIVRDFALDEAEEIESAFPVEWSVLQR, from the coding sequence ATGAGTGCGCCGACTCAATTGGTGATTCTGGCCGGCATGCTTGGTAGTGGCAAGACGTCGCTGATCGAGGCTCTGCTTGCTAGCGAAACTGTCGACGTCGCAACGGCGGTGATCGTCAACGAAGTCGGCGCGGTTAACATCGACGGAGCGATACTGTCGCAATCGGCACGTGGCGCAACGCTGGCGACACTGAGTAACGGGTGTGTTTGTTGCTCTTTGAGCGACGACCTCGTAACGACGATCGACGATTTGGTCTCTACTCGAAAGCTGGCGTCGCTTCCGCCATTTGAACGCATAGTGCTTGAATGCAGCGGCTTGTCGAAACCCGGACAAGTCGTTCTCGCCCTCAGTCAACTGGCGGCGTTGAGCCTACGTGTCCATATCGTCGCGACCTACGATTGCACACGTCCACCTGCTGAGTCCGATGATGCCAACGACGCAATCGCACAGATTGGCGCGGCACACACTATCGTACTGACCAAGACGGACTTGGTTGATCACCACCTTCGGTTACTTGCCGCGGATACGGCAAGAGTCCTGAATCCTCTTGCCAGAATCGTCAATGAGCTTTCTTTCTCGGCCCGTGCGAACGAGTCGTTCCGGCATCTGGACGATCTGACGGGGACCGAGCCACTTCTCATAGACGAGAGTGCGCCAAGACCGCGTGCGCTTCTGCATCCTCGTGTTCGGGTATATCGCGCCCGGATCGCGTCATGGCCAGACTGGCATGATGTGCTTGACTGGCTCGAGAACGCCGCAGGAACAATGGGGAATCGGCTATTGAGAATGAAGGCTATCGTCCCCGGAGGCACGCCGTCACATCAGGTTCTGTTGCAGAGCGTCGGCACGACCTTCGCGGCGCCACGCCAACTTTCTTCGACAGATGCATTCGAGAATGCGGTGGTCTTCATCGTTCGCGACTTCGCGCTAGATGAGGCCGAGGAAATAGAGTCAGCCTTTCCGGTTGAGTGGAGCGTGCTGCAGCGTTAG
- a CDS encoding DMT family transporter → MALFGVVITILMWSTLAASVASLHDIPTLLVNGIALTIGGLIGLPWARQWRMPFSLALLGTASMFGYHALYFYALQIGEPVGVSLIHYLWPLLIVLFTPATRRANTSPMRHLLGILIGFGGAALACLASVHHPASSTSALGLAPLTIAYALALLSAFAWAGYSLLGPRYESVSSHSVGLFCLVAGLASLALFSVRGQWPSLSLQQTASLAYLGIGPMGTAFYLWDYGMKRCDPGKVAMLSYLTPVLSTIVLCAQQEQPVTALTWTGAALVTISIAMTGRAKSRPAATAQRVTTE, encoded by the coding sequence ATGGCTCTCTTCGGTGTCGTGATCACCATACTGATGTGGAGTACCTTGGCCGCGAGCGTCGCATCGCTTCACGACATCCCGACGCTGCTCGTAAATGGAATCGCGCTGACGATTGGTGGCCTCATTGGTCTGCCGTGGGCCCGACAATGGCGGATGCCATTCAGCTTGGCGCTGCTTGGGACGGCTTCGATGTTTGGTTACCACGCACTCTATTTCTACGCCCTGCAGATCGGCGAGCCGGTCGGCGTGAGTCTGATTCACTATCTCTGGCCACTGCTCATCGTTCTGTTCACCCCAGCAACACGACGGGCGAACACGTCGCCAATGCGACACCTTCTAGGGATACTTATCGGATTTGGCGGAGCTGCACTTGCTTGCCTCGCCAGCGTGCATCACCCCGCTAGCTCAACTTCAGCATTGGGACTCGCACCGCTAACCATTGCATATGCGCTGGCCCTGCTATCTGCCTTTGCCTGGGCTGGCTATTCACTGCTCGGCCCCCGATACGAATCGGTTTCGAGCCATTCCGTCGGCTTGTTCTGCCTTGTTGCCGGTCTCGCCAGCCTTGCCCTTTTCTCTGTACGGGGTCAATGGCCGAGTCTTTCACTGCAACAGACGGCTTCACTGGCTTACTTGGGCATCGGGCCGATGGGCACCGCGTTCTATCTGTGGGACTACGGGATGAAGCGTTGCGATCCCGGCAAAGTCGCGATGCTCAGCTACTTGACTCCCGTTCTATCGACCATTGTCCTGTGCGCCCAACAGGAACAGCCGGTCACCGCGCTAACGTGGACGGGGGCTGCGCTAGTCACCATTTCCATTGCTATGACCGGCCGGGCCAAATCACGACCCGCGGCAACGGCACAAAGAGTAACCACCGAGTAG
- a CDS encoding LysR substrate-binding domain-containing protein, whose translation MAAKQLFVTQSAISRHIAELEDYLGHPLFIRSRNGLALTHIGENYLKQVRPALQALEGATTQVMSTARHTHLLNLSVAPTFAANWLLSRLEAFRSLNPDITINFVRYTIDNMEAAPDHDASIQYGYGDWSIAEATYLIGKETSVVCSPAYRDRHAIQHVNDLKNCTLLQHNEIPSAWEDWFIAYTDEHKSARIGPGFNLFTLIIQAAISGFGVALVPSCLVSEALASGQLIEPFGQRFESPLGYYLCAPNWRSNMKTYQRFGEWLHHECRHIDQSRRTFTEDEKSEMRQCRYCQQRQRESS comes from the coding sequence ATGGCAGCAAAGCAGCTGTTCGTGACGCAGAGTGCAATCAGCAGACATATCGCTGAGCTCGAGGATTACCTCGGACATCCGCTTTTCATTCGATCCCGAAACGGCCTGGCGCTCACCCATATCGGTGAGAACTACCTCAAGCAGGTACGGCCCGCTCTACAGGCGTTGGAAGGCGCCACTACACAGGTGATGTCCACCGCCAGGCATACCCATTTGTTGAATTTGTCTGTCGCGCCCACTTTCGCGGCTAACTGGCTGCTCTCCAGGCTTGAAGCGTTCAGATCGCTCAACCCTGACATCACGATCAACTTCGTGCGCTACACCATCGACAACATGGAGGCCGCGCCTGACCACGACGCGTCGATTCAATACGGCTACGGTGACTGGTCGATTGCCGAGGCTACGTATCTGATCGGCAAGGAAACGAGCGTGGTCTGTTCTCCGGCGTATCGAGACCGGCATGCCATCCAACACGTCAACGACCTGAAAAACTGCACGCTGCTGCAGCACAACGAGATCCCGTCGGCTTGGGAAGACTGGTTTATTGCCTATACGGACGAGCACAAGAGCGCCCGTATCGGCCCTGGTTTCAATCTCTTCACCCTGATCATCCAGGCAGCCATTTCAGGGTTCGGTGTCGCGCTGGTTCCCTCGTGCCTCGTGAGCGAGGCATTGGCGAGCGGGCAGTTGATCGAGCCGTTCGGTCAGCGCTTTGAGAGCCCCCTTGGGTACTACCTCTGCGCGCCTAACTGGCGCAGCAACATGAAGACCTATCAGCGATTCGGCGAGTGGCTGCACCACGAGTGCCGTCACATCGATCAATCCCGGCGAACATTCACTGAAGACGAAAAATCGGAAATGCGGCAATGTCGGTACTGTCAGCAGCGGCAACGCGAAAGCTCGTAG